From the genome of Azospirillum fermentarium:
CCTTCATGGTCGGTCTGGCCTTCGCCATCGCGGCCAGCGCCAATTTCCCCGTGCTGATCCTGTCCATGTTCTGGCGCGGGCTGACCACCCGCGGGGCGGTGGCGGGGGGAACCGCCGGGCTGATCACCGCCGTGGGGCTGACCATCCTGGGGCCGGGGATCTGGGTGAAGGTGCTGGGCTTCGCCACGCCGGTCATCGCGTGGGACACGCCGGCGCTGATCTCCATGCCGGTGGCCTTCGCCGTCATCTGGCTGGTGTCGCGGCTGGACGGCAGCGTGGACCGCGCGGCGGCGGGGGAGGTGTTCGAGGACCAGTTCGTGCGGTCGCAGACCGGCATCGGTGTGGCGGCGGCCCAATCCCACTGACGGACCCAAGACAGGAAAGCGCCGCCGGACCCGTCCGGCGGCGTTTTTTCATGGCGGCGCCGTTTCCCGGCCCGTACGGGCGGCAGGAACGGCGGGCGTGAAGGGGGTGTCGCCGCCGTCGCCGAACCCATGCCCGGCATCGGAGCCGTCACCGTAGCAGTAGCCATAGCCATAGCCGTAGCCCGTGTCGGAGCCGTCGCCGAACCCGTCGCCGTCGCCATAGCCGCCGCCGGGCAGGCCGTGGGCCGATCCGCTGAGCAGGGACGCCATGGTCAGCGGCCCTGGACGGGGGCGGCGGCCCACGCGGCGGCGGCGGCATCGGTCACGCCGAAGACGGCGGTCACGCCTTCCAGAATGACCGACGGCGCCGTGGCGCTGATGCGGCAGCGCCCGGTCGGGCCGATGTCGGCCAGCCCGAACACCCCGCCGACGTCTTCCGACCAGTACAGGCACATCCGCGCGTTGGTGAGAACGATGGGCCGGGCCGCCACGTTTTCCGTCGTGCCAAAGACGACCCCGCGTTTGTCGGTGCAGACGACGACGTTGGTGCTCATGTTCCTTGCCCCATGCTCTGCCGGCGTGGTGCGGTCCGTGGCGCGGGATGGTGATCTCCGGGGAACGGCCGCGTTTCCACGAAAGACTGTAATGCGGTTAAAAAACCGCGTCAACAGAAAATGCGGCTTTTTTACCGCATTGGCGCCGCTGGGCGCCGGGGCGTG
Proteins encoded in this window:
- a CDS encoding DUF6948 domain-containing protein yields the protein MSTNVVVCTDKRGVVFGTTENVAARPIVLTNARMCLYWSEDVGGVFGLADIGPTGRCRISATAPSVILEGVTAVFGVTDAAAAAWAAAPVQGR